From the unidentified bacterial endosymbiont genome, one window contains:
- the lolE gene encoding lipoprotein-releasing ABC transporter permease subunit LolE, whose product MASPLSLLIGLRFSRGRRRGGMVSLISVISTIGIALGVAVLIVGLSAMNGFERELNNRILAVVPHGEIEPVNQPWTNWRESLTKIEKVPGIVAAAPYINFTGLVESGVNLRAIQVKGVNPSQEARLSALPNYVQNGAWANFKAGEQQIIIGKGVADALKVKQGDWVSIMIPNASADHKLQQPKRVRLHVTGILQLSGQLDHSFAMVPMEDARQYLDMADSVTGIAIKVNDVFNANKLVRDAGAVTNSYVYIKSWIGTYGYMYRDIQMIRAIMYLAMVLVIGVACFNIVSTLVMAVKDKSGDIAVLRTLGAKDGLIRAIFVWYGLLAGLFGSLCGVVIGVVVSLQLTPIINGIEKLIGHQFLSGDIYFIDFLPSELHWLDVLYVLITALLLSLLASWYPARRASRIDPARVLSGQ is encoded by the coding sequence GCGGTATGGTATCGCTCATCTCTGTTATCTCGACCATTGGTATTGCGCTGGGCGTGGCGGTGTTGATCGTCGGCTTAAGCGCGATGAACGGCTTCGAGCGTGAGTTGAATAACCGAATTCTGGCAGTGGTACCGCACGGTGAAATCGAACCGGTTAACCAGCCATGGACAAACTGGCGCGAATCCCTCACTAAAATTGAAAAGGTGCCGGGCATTGTTGCCGCTGCACCCTATATCAACTTTACCGGCCTGGTCGAGAGCGGCGTGAATCTGCGCGCTATTCAGGTGAAAGGGGTGAACCCGTCGCAGGAAGCGCGTCTGAGCGCACTGCCGAACTATGTGCAGAACGGCGCCTGGGCGAACTTTAAGGCCGGTGAACAGCAAATCATCATCGGTAAAGGCGTCGCCGATGCCCTGAAGGTGAAGCAGGGTGACTGGGTATCCATCATGATCCCGAATGCCAGCGCCGACCATAAGCTGCAGCAGCCCAAACGCGTGCGTCTGCACGTCACCGGTATTCTTCAACTGAGCGGCCAGCTCGACCACAGCTTTGCGATGGTCCCCATGGAAGATGCGCGTCAGTATCTGGACATGGCGGATAGCGTAACCGGCATTGCCATCAAGGTAAACGACGTCTTCAATGCCAATAAACTGGTGCGAGATGCCGGCGCAGTGACCAATAGCTATGTTTACATCAAAAGCTGGATCGGCACTTACGGGTATATGTATCGTGATATCCAGATGATCCGCGCCATTATGTATCTGGCGATGGTGCTGGTGATAGGCGTAGCCTGCTTCAATATCGTCTCGACCCTGGTGATGGCGGTGAAAGACAAGAGCGGCGATATTGCGGTGCTGCGTACCCTGGGGGCCAAAGACGGTCTTATCCGCGCCATCTTCGTCTGGTATGGCTTGCTGGCGGGGCTGTTTGGCAGCCTCTGCGGCGTGGTAATTGGGGTGGTGGTTTCACTGCAGTTGACGCCCATCATCAACGGGATTGAAAAGCTTATCGGCCACCAGTTCCTGTCGGGTGATATCTATTTTATTGACTTCCTGCCGTCTGAATTGCACTGGCTGGACGTTTTATATGTGCTGATTACAGCACTTTTACTGAGTCTGCTGGCAAGCTGGTATCCGGCGCGTCGCGCAAGCCGAATTGATCCGGCGAGGGTATTAAGTGGCCAGTAA
- the nagK gene encoding N-acetylglucosamine kinase has product MYYGFDIGGTKIALGVFDENLTLLWETRVPTPRESYDAFLTTIAGLVAQADARFKVKGSVGIGIPGMPETDDGTLYAANVPAASGKPLRADLSRLLERDVRLDNDANCFALSEAWDDEFRQYPLVMGLILGTGVGGGIVINGKPITGRSYITGEFGHLRLPVDALDVVGREFPLTRCGCGQHGCIENYLSGGGFAWLYEHFYHQKLDAPQIITLWEQGDARACEHVERYLDLLAVCLGNILTLVDPDLLVIGGGLSNFTAITERLSGRLPRHLLPVARVPRIERARHGDAGGMRGAAFLHLTD; this is encoded by the coding sequence ATGTATTATGGATTTGATATTGGCGGCACAAAAATTGCGCTGGGCGTGTTTGATGAAAACCTCACTTTGCTGTGGGAAACCCGTGTTCCCACCCCGCGCGAAAGCTATGACGCATTTTTAACGACCATTGCCGGGCTGGTGGCACAAGCTGACGCGCGCTTTAAGGTGAAGGGCAGCGTCGGCATTGGTATTCCGGGTATGCCGGAAACCGACGATGGCACGCTGTATGCCGCGAATGTTCCGGCTGCCAGCGGAAAACCGCTGCGCGCTGATCTCTCTCGCCTTCTTGAGCGCGACGTGCGTTTAGATAACGATGCCAACTGTTTTGCCCTCTCGGAAGCCTGGGACGATGAATTTCGCCAGTATCCGCTGGTGATGGGGCTGATCCTCGGCACGGGCGTTGGCGGGGGGATCGTCATCAACGGCAAACCGATTACCGGGCGCAGCTATATTACCGGCGAATTCGGTCATCTCCGTCTGCCGGTAGATGCGCTGGACGTGGTAGGGCGCGAATTTCCGCTTACCCGCTGCGGCTGCGGCCAGCACGGCTGCATTGAAAATTATCTCTCCGGCGGTGGGTTTGCATGGCTATATGAACACTTCTATCATCAGAAACTTGATGCCCCCCAAATCATCACTTTGTGGGAGCAAGGGGACGCCCGGGCGTGTGAGCACGTCGAACGCTATCTCGATCTGCTGGCGGTGTGCCTGGGGAATATCCTCACCCTCGTCGATCCGGATCTGCTGGTGATTGGCGGCGGGCTGTCAAACTTTACTGCGATCACGGAAAGGTTGTCCGGGCGTTTGCCACGACACTTATTGCCGGTCGCCCGCGTGCCGCGTATTGAACGCGCGCGGCACGGGGACGCAGGAGGCATGCGCGGAGCCGCATTCCTCCATCTCACCGATTAG
- the cobB gene encoding Sir2 family NAD+-dependent deacetylase has product MLSRRQGRLSRFRKNKRRLRERLRQRIFFRDRMMPEAMDKPRVVVLTGAGISAESGIRTFRAVDGLWEEHHVEDVATPEGFARDPALVQAFYNARRRQLQQPEIAPNAAHQALATLEEALGDRFLLITQNIDNLHERAGNKNIIHMHGELLKVRCASSGQVLDWEEDVLNEDRCHCCQFPSRLRPHVVWFGEMPLGMDEIYSALAMADVFIAIGTSGHVYPAAGFVHEARLQGAHTVELNLEPSQVGSEFEEKHYGLASLVVPAFVDKLLKGL; this is encoded by the coding sequence ATGCTGTCGCGTCGCCAGGGTCGACTCAGCCGTTTTCGCAAAAATAAACGCCGCTTGCGCGAGCGCTTGCGTCAGCGGATCTTTTTCAGAGACAGAATGATGCCAGAAGCAATGGATAAACCCAGAGTGGTGGTATTGACCGGCGCGGGAATTTCCGCAGAGTCCGGCATTCGTACTTTCCGTGCCGTAGACGGACTATGGGAAGAGCACCACGTAGAAGATGTGGCGACACCGGAAGGGTTTGCCCGCGATCCGGCGCTGGTGCAGGCGTTTTACAACGCCCGCCGCCGTCAGCTCCAGCAGCCAGAGATTGCGCCAAATGCGGCGCATCAGGCGCTGGCGACGCTGGAAGAGGCGCTCGGGGATCGCTTTCTGCTGATCACGCAGAATATCGATAACCTTCACGAAAGAGCCGGTAACAAAAACATCATCCATATGCACGGTGAACTGTTGAAAGTGCGTTGTGCTTCGAGCGGGCAGGTGCTGGACTGGGAAGAGGATGTCCTGAACGAAGATCGATGCCACTGCTGCCAGTTTCCATCGCGCCTGCGTCCGCATGTGGTTTGGTTTGGTGAAATGCCGCTAGGGATGGATGAGATTTACAGCGCGTTGGCCATGGCGGATGTGTTTATCGCAATCGGTACGTCCGGGCATGTCTATCCGGCGGCGGGATTTGTCCACGAAGCGCGTCTTCAGGGGGCGCATACGGTGGAACTTAATCTGGAGCCGAGCCAGGTGGGCAGCGAGTTTGAAGAGAAGCATTACGGTCTGGCAAGTTTAGTGGTGCCGGCGTTTGTCGACAAACTACTCAAAGGGCTGTAA
- the potD gene encoding spermidine/putrescine ABC transporter substrate-binding protein PotD, which translates to MKKMLAAAALVLGMGSAHADDSKTLYFYNWTEYVPPGLLEQFTKETGIKVIYSTYESNETMYARLKTYKDGAYDLVVPSTYFVDKMRKEGMIQKIDKTKLTHFSNLDPQMLNKPFDPNNDYSIPYIWGATAIGINSDEIDPKTVTRWADLWKPEYKSSLLMTDDAREVFQVALRKLGYSGNTTDPKEIEAAYNELKKLMPNVAAFNSDNPANPYMEGEVNLGMVWNGSAYVARQAGTPLEVVWPQEGGIFWMDSLSIPANAKNVEGALKLINFLLRPEVAKQVAETIGYPTPNLAARKLLSPTVANDTSLYPDAQTISKGEWQNDVGDASRLYEEYYQKLKAGR; encoded by the coding sequence ATGAAAAAAATGTTAGCCGCCGCAGCGCTGGTACTCGGGATGGGTAGTGCACATGCAGACGACAGCAAGACGCTCTATTTCTATAACTGGACCGAGTATGTCCCGCCGGGCCTGCTGGAGCAGTTCACCAAAGAGACCGGGATCAAGGTTATCTATTCCACCTACGAGTCAAATGAAACCATGTACGCCAGGCTCAAAACCTACAAGGACGGCGCCTACGATCTGGTGGTTCCCTCAACCTATTTCGTCGACAAAATGCGTAAAGAGGGCATGATCCAGAAGATCGACAAAACAAAGCTGACCCACTTCAGCAATCTCGATCCGCAGATGCTCAACAAGCCGTTTGACCCAAACAATGACTACTCCATCCCCTACATCTGGGGCGCGACGGCCATTGGCATCAACAGCGATGAAATCGATCCCAAAACCGTTACCCGCTGGGCCGACCTGTGGAAACCCGAGTACAAAAGCAGCCTGCTGATGACCGACGATGCCAGGGAAGTGTTCCAGGTAGCGCTGCGTAAGCTGGGCTACTCCGGTAACACGACGGATCCAAAAGAGATTGAAGCGGCCTATAACGAACTGAAAAAACTGATGCCTAATGTAGCCGCGTTCAACTCCGACAACCCGGCAAACCCGTATATGGAAGGCGAAGTGAACCTGGGGATGGTGTGGAACGGCTCGGCGTATGTTGCCCGTCAGGCCGGCACGCCGCTGGAAGTGGTCTGGCCGCAAGAAGGCGGGATCTTCTGGATGGATAGCCTCTCCATTCCTGCAAATGCGAAAAACGTTGAGGGGGCGCTGAAGCTGATTAACTTCCTGCTGCGCCCGGAGGTGGCGAAACAGGTTGCCGAAACCATCGGTTACCCCACGCCAAATCTGGCTGCCCGCAAACTCCTCAGCCCGACGGTAGCGAACGACACCTCGCTGTATCCTGACGCGCAAACCATCAGCAAGGGTGAATGGCAGAACGACGTCGGTGATGCAAGCCGTCTTTACGAAGAGTATTACCAGAAGTTAAAAGCGGGCCGATAA
- the potC gene encoding spermidine/putrescine ABC transporter permease PotC, with amino-acid sequence MIGRLLRGGFMTAIYAYLYIPIIILIVNSFNSSRFGINWQGFTTRWYSLLINNDSLLQAAQHSLTMAVLSATFATLIGSLTAVALYRYRFRGKPFVGGMLFIVMMSPDIVMAISLLVLFMLLGVQLGFWSLLFSHITFCLPFVVVTVFARLKGFDVRMLEAAKDLGASEMTILRKIILPLAMPAVAAGWLLSFTLSMDDVVVSSFVTGPSYEILPLKIYSMVKVGVSPEVNALATILLVFSLVLVIASQLIARDKTKSQGTMK; translated from the coding sequence ATGATCGGTCGACTGCTTCGCGGCGGTTTTATGACCGCTATTTATGCGTATCTTTATATTCCGATCATTATTTTGATCGTGAACTCGTTTAACAGTTCCCGCTTCGGGATCAACTGGCAAGGCTTTACCACGCGCTGGTATAGCCTGCTGATAAACAACGACAGCCTGCTTCAGGCCGCGCAGCACTCACTGACGATGGCGGTGTTATCCGCCACCTTCGCAACGCTGATTGGCTCGCTCACCGCCGTGGCGCTGTATCGCTACCGTTTTCGCGGCAAGCCGTTCGTCGGTGGAATGCTGTTTATAGTGATGATGTCACCCGATATCGTGATGGCCATTTCTCTGCTGGTGCTGTTTATGCTGCTGGGCGTGCAGCTTGGCTTCTGGTCACTGCTGTTTTCCCACATCACCTTCTGCCTGCCTTTTGTGGTGGTAACGGTCTTTGCGCGCCTGAAAGGCTTCGACGTGCGCATGCTCGAGGCCGCCAAAGACCTTGGCGCCAGCGAGATGACGATTCTGCGTAAAATCATCCTGCCGCTGGCGATGCCTGCCGTTGCGGCCGGGTGGTTGCTGAGCTTCACCCTGTCGATGGATGACGTTGTGGTCTCATCGTTCGTGACCGGGCCGAGCTATGAAATTCTGCCATTGAAGATCTATTCGATGGTAAAAGTTGGTGTGTCACCTGAGGTGAACGCGCTGGCGACCATTCTGTTGGTATTCTCGTTGGTTCTGGTGATTGCCAGCCAGCTTATTGCTCGTGATAAAACAAAATCTCAGGGGACAATGAAATGA
- the potB gene encoding spermidine/putrescine ABC transporter permease PotB — translation MKNTSKFQNVVIATIVGWLVLFVFLPNLMIIVTSFLTRDDTHFVKLVFTLDNYARLLDPLYFDVLLHSLNMALIATLACLLLGYPFAWFLARLPRKVRPLLLFLLIVPFWTNSLIRIYGLKIFLSTKGYLNAFLLWLGVIDTPIRIMFTPGAVIVGLVYILLPFMVMPLYSSIEKLDKPLLEAAKDLGASKLQTFIRIVIPLTMPGIVAGCLLVMLPAMGLFYVSDLMGGAKNLLIGNVIKSQFLNIRDWPFGSATSITLTVIMGLMLLVYWRASRLLNKRVELE, via the coding sequence ATGAAGAACACAAGTAAATTCCAGAATGTGGTGATTGCCACGATCGTCGGTTGGCTTGTGTTATTTGTCTTTCTCCCCAACCTGATGATCATTGTGACCAGCTTTCTGACCCGCGACGATACCCACTTCGTTAAGCTGGTCTTTACGCTGGATAACTACGCGCGCCTGCTCGATCCGCTCTATTTTGACGTGCTACTGCATTCGCTCAATATGGCGCTGATCGCCACTCTCGCCTGCCTGCTGCTGGGCTATCCTTTCGCGTGGTTCCTGGCACGACTGCCACGAAAGGTACGCCCGCTGCTGCTGTTTTTACTGATTGTTCCATTCTGGACCAACTCATTAATTCGCATTTACGGGTTAAAAATTTTTCTCAGCACCAAAGGCTACCTCAATGCCTTTTTGCTGTGGCTCGGGGTAATTGACACGCCGATACGCATCATGTTCACCCCGGGAGCGGTGATCGTCGGTCTGGTTTACATCCTGCTGCCGTTTATGGTGATGCCGCTCTACTCCAGCATTGAAAAGCTCGATAAACCGTTGCTCGAAGCGGCGAAAGATCTGGGCGCCAGCAAGCTACAAACGTTTATCCGCATCGTTATTCCTCTGACCATGCCCGGTATCGTCGCGGGCTGTCTGCTGGTGATGCTACCGGCGATGGGGCTATTCTACGTGTCTGACCTGATGGGCGGGGCAAAAAACCTGCTGATTGGTAACGTGATTAAGAGCCAGTTCCTGAACATTCGCGACTGGCCGTTTGGCTCCGCGACCAGCATTACGCTTACGGTAATAATGGGTCTCATGCTGCTGGTGTACTGGCGTGCCTCGCGCTTGTTGAACAAGAGGGTAGAACTCGAATGA
- the potA gene encoding spermidine/putrescine ABC transporter ATP-binding protein PotA, which produces MRRLYGTARKLNTQPRSRAPLVQLERIRKSFDGKMVISDLNLTINDGEFLTLLGPSGCGKTTVLRLIAGLESVDNGHIHLENQDITQVPAEDRHVNTVFQSYALFPHMTVYENVAFGLRMQKTPASEIPSRVSEALRMVQLDEFAQRKPHQLSGGQQQRVAIARAVVNKPRLLLLDESLSALDYKLRKQMQNELKALQRKLGITFVFVTHDQEEALTMSDRIVVMRDGKIEQDGTPREIYEEPKNLFVASFIGEINIFHATVIERLDAQRVRASVEGRECNITVHFAVEEGQQLNVLLRPEDLRVDEIHDNAEAEGLIGYIRERNYKGMTLESVVELENGKMVMVSEFFNEDDPDFDHSLDQKMVINWVESWEVVLADEEHK; this is translated from the coding sequence CTGAGGCGTCTATATGGGACAGCGCGAAAATTGAATACACAACCCCGTTCACGTGCGCCACTGGTGCAACTGGAACGAATCCGTAAAAGTTTTGATGGCAAAATGGTGATATCCGACCTCAATCTGACCATCAACGATGGTGAGTTTCTGACCCTGCTGGGACCCTCCGGCTGCGGCAAGACCACCGTACTGCGCCTTATCGCCGGGCTGGAAAGCGTCGATAACGGCCACATCCACCTTGAGAACCAGGACATCACCCAGGTTCCTGCCGAAGATCGTCACGTCAATACCGTCTTTCAAAGCTATGCTCTGTTCCCACACATGACCGTGTATGAGAATGTGGCCTTTGGACTGCGGATGCAGAAAACGCCGGCCAGCGAGATCCCTTCCCGCGTGAGTGAAGCCCTGCGCATGGTGCAGCTTGACGAATTTGCCCAGCGTAAACCGCATCAACTTTCCGGCGGCCAGCAACAGCGTGTGGCCATTGCGCGTGCGGTCGTCAACAAACCGCGCCTGCTGCTGCTTGATGAGTCCCTATCCGCGCTGGATTATAAACTGCGCAAGCAGATGCAAAACGAGCTTAAGGCCCTGCAGCGCAAGCTGGGGATTACCTTTGTCTTTGTCACCCACGATCAGGAAGAAGCCCTCACCATGTCCGATCGCATCGTGGTGATGCGAGACGGCAAAATCGAGCAGGATGGTACGCCGCGTGAAATCTACGAAGAGCCGAAAAATCTGTTCGTCGCCAGCTTTATCGGCGAGATCAATATTTTCCACGCCACGGTGATCGAGCGTCTGGATGCGCAGCGTGTTCGCGCAAGCGTCGAAGGCCGCGAGTGTAATATCACCGTCCATTTTGCCGTAGAGGAGGGACAACAGCTTAACGTGCTGCTGCGTCCGGAGGATCTGCGTGTGGATGAAATACACGATAACGCAGAGGCTGAAGGCCTTATCGGCTATATCCGCGAGCGGAACTATAAGGGCATGACCCTGGAGTCTGTCGTCGAGCTGGAAAACGGTAAGATGGTGATGGTCAGCGAGTTTTTTAACGAAGACGATCCGGACTTTGACCACTCTCTCGACCAGAAAATGGTTATCAATTGGGTAGAAAGCTGGGAGGTTGTACTGGCTGATGAAGAACACAAGTAA
- the pepT gene encoding peptidase T, with protein MDKLLERFLQYVSLDTQSKPGVRQVPSTEGQWKLLNLLKEQLDAMGLVNVTLSDKGTVMATLPANVSGDIPAIGFISHVDTSPDFSGKNVNPQIVENYRGGDIALGIGDEVLSPVMFPVLHQLLGQTLITTDGKTLLGADDKAGVAEIMTALAVLKEKNIPHGDIRVAFTPDEEVGKGAKHFDVEAFNARWAYTVDGGGVGELEYENFNAASVTIKIVGNNVHPGSAKGVMVNALSLAARIHAEVPAEESPEQTEGYEGFYHLTSIKGTVDSAQMHYIVRDFERKAFETRKRKMMEIAKKVGKGLHPDCYIELIIEDSYYNMCEKVMEHPHILDIAQQAMRDCNIEPLLKPIRGGTDGSQLSFMGLPCPNLFTGGYNYHGKHEFVTLEGMEKAVNVIVRIAELTAKR; from the coding sequence ATGGATAAATTACTTGAGCGTTTTTTACAGTACGTTTCGCTGGATACCCAATCTAAACCGGGTGTCCGTCAGGTCCCGAGCACCGAGGGTCAGTGGAAGTTATTAAACCTGCTCAAAGAGCAACTGGATGCCATGGGGCTGGTTAACGTCACGTTAAGCGATAAAGGCACGGTGATGGCAACGCTGCCTGCCAATGTCTCCGGTGATATTCCGGCGATAGGCTTCATTTCACATGTCGACACCTCACCGGATTTTAGCGGAAAAAATGTGAACCCGCAGATTGTTGAAAACTATCGCGGCGGCGACATCGCGCTGGGTATCGGTGACGAAGTGCTCTCTCCGGTGATGTTCCCGGTTTTGCACCAGTTGCTCGGCCAGACGCTTATCACCACCGATGGCAAGACGCTGTTGGGGGCAGACGATAAAGCAGGCGTTGCCGAGATCATGACGGCGCTGGCGGTACTGAAAGAAAAAAATATTCCGCATGGTGATATTCGTGTTGCCTTCACGCCGGACGAAGAGGTGGGGAAAGGGGCGAAGCACTTTGACGTTGAGGCCTTTAATGCCCGGTGGGCCTACACCGTCGATGGGGGTGGGGTCGGTGAACTGGAGTATGAAAACTTTAACGCGGCATCCGTGACGATCAAAATTGTCGGCAACAATGTTCACCCGGGTTCCGCAAAAGGGGTGATGGTTAATGCGCTGTCGTTGGCTGCTCGTATTCATGCTGAAGTCCCGGCAGAAGAGAGCCCGGAACAGACCGAAGGCTATGAAGGCTTTTATCATCTGACCAGCATTAAAGGCACCGTTGATAGCGCACAGATGCACTATATCGTCCGCGATTTCGAGCGCAAAGCCTTTGAAACACGTAAACGCAAGATGATGGAAATCGCGAAGAAGGTCGGCAAAGGCCTGCACCCGGACTGCTACATTGAGCTGATTATCGAAGACAGCTATTACAATATGTGCGAGAAGGTCATGGAGCACCCGCACATTCTCGATATCGCCCAGCAGGCCATGCGCGATTGCAACATCGAACCCTTGCTGAAACCTATTCGCGGCGGCACCGACGGCTCGCAACTGTCGTTTATGGGATTACCCTGCCCGAACCTGTTTACCGGCGGATACAATTACCACGGCAAGCATGAGTTTGTAACGCTGGAAGGGATGGAGAAAGCGGTGAACGTGATTGTCCGAATAGCGGAGTTAACGGCGAAGCGATAG
- a CDS encoding cupin domain-containing protein codes for MDYHLTLNWPDFIERYWQKRPVVLKRGFSNFIDPLSPDELAGLAMENEVDSRLVSHQDGKWQVSHGPFESYDHLGENNWSLLVQAVNNWHEPTAALMRPFRALPDWRMDDLMISFSVPGGGVGPHLDQYDVFIIQGTGRRRWRVGEKVPMKQHCPHPDLLQVDPFEGIIDEELEPGDILYIPPGFPHEGYSLENSLNYSVGFRAPNGREMISGFADYVLQRELGSYRYSDPDVPAREHPADILPAELDKLRGMMLDLINEPAHFRQWFGEFISQSRHELDVAPAEPPYQADEIYDALQQGDKLVRLGGLRVLRIGEDVFVNGDKLDSPHRPALEAIASHMVLSANTFGDALEDPSFLAMLAALVNNGYWFFED; via the coding sequence ATGGATTATCACTTAACACTCAACTGGCCCGATTTTATTGAACGTTACTGGCAAAAGCGCCCGGTCGTTCTTAAACGCGGGTTCAGCAATTTCATCGACCCACTTTCGCCTGACGAACTGGCGGGTCTGGCGATGGAAAACGAAGTCGACAGCCGTCTGGTCAGCCATCAGGACGGGAAATGGCAGGTCAGCCATGGTCCATTTGAAAGCTACGATCATCTGGGTGAAAACAACTGGTCGTTGCTGGTTCAGGCCGTTAACAACTGGCATGAGCCTACCGCCGCACTCATGCGTCCTTTCCGCGCCCTGCCGGACTGGCGAATGGACGATCTGATGATCTCTTTCTCCGTGCCGGGTGGCGGTGTGGGTCCCCATCTGGATCAATACGACGTGTTTATCATTCAGGGGACGGGCCGTCGCCGCTGGCGCGTGGGTGAAAAGGTGCCGATGAAACAGCACTGTCCGCACCCCGATCTGCTGCAGGTCGATCCGTTTGAGGGGATTATCGATGAAGAGCTCGAGCCGGGTGATATCCTCTATATTCCGCCAGGATTCCCGCACGAGGGATATTCCCTGGAGAATTCACTGAACTATTCTGTCGGGTTCCGCGCCCCTAACGGTCGCGAAATGATCAGCGGTTTTGCCGATTATGTGCTGCAGCGCGAGCTGGGTAGCTATCGCTACAGCGATCCGGATGTCCCGGCCCGTGAACATCCGGCCGATATCCTGCCCGCCGAGCTGGATAAGCTGCGCGGTATGATGCTGGACTTGATCAACGAACCAGCGCATTTCAGACAGTGGTTTGGCGAGTTTATCAGCCAGTCTCGCCACGAGCTGGATGTTGCGCCAGCAGAGCCACCCTACCAGGCCGACGAGATTTATGATGCGCTACAACAGGGCGACAAGCTGGTTCGTTTGGGCGGATTGCGCGTGCTGCGTATTGGTGAAGATGTTTTTGTTAACGGTGACAAGCTCGATTCTCCGCACCGTCCGGCCCTGGAAGCCATCGCCAGCCATATGGTATTGAGTGCCAATACCTTTGGCGATGCGCTGGAAGACCCCTCCTTCCTTGCCATGCTGGCCGCGCTGGTGAACAACGGATACTGGTTCTTCGAGGACTAA